Proteins from a genomic interval of Chroococcidiopsis thermalis PCC 7203:
- a CDS encoding ATP-binding protein, translated as MDTQTNSSFEFLQLQAASLLIYQSVLTDEVGQAFLNLLRSLRQIDLLQSLRHSEVDELGCVRAYGNYFKAIASQNQSWQGYLISRILIDENPFSRQVQNTNLADLPPSLIAAVQQDLQALQSLYQCSGIQLSQWVQAAAKLNLPPVAWSEITTKTTTEKASDRTIYYKLSHLDNWADILPDLAAYYRQHGTGIFAKYQALRWQSGQLIGIPYADPVQLQQLVGYEYQRDTLKKNTEFLLAGYPALHVLLYGSRGSGKSSLVKGLLHEYGDRNLRLIEVAKSDLVALPTIVEQLRGVPQKFIIFVDDLSFEEDDDAFKALKVVLEGNITARPQNVVVYATSNRRHLVREMFGDRPRPSQNEEVGVWDTVQEKLSFSDRFGLTLTFEPANQGTYLHIVRHLAALAELNISQTDLDYRALQWATRHNGRSGRTARQFIDFLQADLNLGS; from the coding sequence ATGGATACTCAAACGAACTCATCTTTTGAATTTTTACAACTCCAAGCAGCTTCTTTACTAATATATCAATCTGTTTTAACAGATGAGGTAGGACAGGCTTTTCTTAATTTACTACGTTCTTTACGCCAAATCGATTTGTTACAGTCATTGCGACACAGCGAGGTAGATGAATTAGGATGCGTTCGCGCTTATGGAAATTATTTTAAGGCGATCGCTTCTCAAAACCAATCCTGGCAAGGTTATTTAATTAGCCGAATTCTTATAGATGAGAATCCGTTTTCACGGCAAGTTCAAAATACCAATTTGGCGGATTTACCACCTTCTCTCATCGCCGCCGTGCAGCAAGATTTACAAGCTTTACAAAGCCTCTATCAATGTAGTGGAATTCAATTAAGTCAGTGGGTACAAGCCGCAGCTAAATTAAATTTACCTCCGGTAGCTTGGAGTGAAATAACTACAAAAACAACTACAGAAAAAGCTAGCGATCGCACTATTTACTATAAATTATCACACCTCGACAACTGGGCAGATATCTTACCAGATTTAGCCGCATACTATCGCCAACATGGTACGGGTATCTTTGCTAAATATCAAGCTTTACGCTGGCAGTCAGGACAACTTATCGGTATTCCCTATGCCGATCCAGTGCAGTTACAGCAGTTGGTAGGATACGAATATCAACGAGATACTTTGAAAAAAAATACAGAATTCTTGCTAGCAGGTTATCCCGCCCTACATGTTTTACTTTACGGTAGTCGCGGTTCGGGAAAATCTTCTTTGGTAAAGGGATTGTTACATGAATATGGCGATCGCAACTTACGTTTAATTGAAGTTGCTAAATCAGATTTGGTTGCTTTACCTACAATTGTCGAGCAACTGCGGGGCGTGCCGCAAAAGTTTATTATATTTGTTGACGACCTCTCATTTGAAGAAGATGACGATGCTTTTAAAGCTTTGAAGGTTGTTTTGGAGGGGAATATAACTGCCCGTCCTCAGAATGTTGTCGTCTATGCGACTTCTAACCGCCGTCATTTGGTCAGAGAAATGTTTGGCGATCGCCCCCGTCCGAGTCAAAATGAAGAAGTCGGAGTGTGGGACACGGTACAAGAGAAACTGTCATTTAGCGATCGCTTTGGTTTGACTTTAACTTTTGAGCCAGCAAATCAGGGCACTTATTTACATATTGTCCGACATTTAGCAGCACTAGCCGAGCTAAATATTTCCCAGACAGATTTAGATTATCGTGCTTTACAATGGGCAACTCGTCACAACGGACGTTCTGGACGCACGGCTAGGCAATTTATAGACTTTTTACAAGCTGATTTGAATTTAGGCAGTTAA
- a CDS encoding class I SAM-dependent methyltransferase — MGFYSQRILPYLLDWSLSDLTMAQYRREVLANVTGEVLEIGFGTGLNLSYYPENIHKLVAIDANPGVHNLARKRIQKSHITVDNRVLNGENLPMADNTFDSVVSTWTLCSITKVEQALQEIYRVLKPGGKFFFVEHGLSNEPQVQVWQNRLNPIQKVIGDGCHLNRNIRQLIEKRFDTVTLKEFYAEKTPKFVGYLYQGVATKAV, encoded by the coding sequence ATGGGATTTTATTCACAAAGAATCCTACCTTACCTGCTTGACTGGTCGTTGTCCGATCTGACTATGGCTCAATACCGACGCGAAGTTTTAGCAAATGTGACAGGAGAAGTTTTAGAAATTGGGTTTGGAACAGGATTAAATCTTTCTTACTATCCAGAAAACATTCATAAATTAGTAGCAATTGATGCTAATCCTGGCGTTCATAATCTTGCTCGAAAGCGTATCCAAAAATCTCATATTACTGTAGACAATCGCGTGTTGAATGGCGAAAACTTGCCAATGGCAGATAATACGTTTGATAGCGTTGTCAGTACTTGGACGTTGTGTAGTATCACCAAAGTCGAACAAGCACTGCAAGAAATCTATCGAGTATTAAAACCAGGAGGAAAATTCTTTTTTGTAGAACACGGACTGAGTAATGAACCTCAAGTTCAAGTCTGGCAAAACCGTTTGAATCCAATTCAAAAAGTTATTGGTGATGGCTGTCACTTAAATCGTAATATTAGACAACTGATAGAAAAGCGATTTGATACGGTGACACTGAAAGAATTTTATGCAGAGAAAACACCCAAGTTTGTAGGTTATTTATATCAAGGTGTTGCTACTAAAGCTGTTTAG